Genomic DNA from Magnolia sinica isolate HGM2019 chromosome 4, MsV1, whole genome shotgun sequence:
CCCACACGTACCGTGGTCACATGCGTTGCATGTATAGGTACGTTGGAATGGGTGCAACGTGTGGTTTGTTAATCTCCATGAAGGGTCGTGATTTGTTGAGGCAGGGGCAAAACAAGTGCCAgatatgtgggccattcatcatactTACTGCTCACTGTGACCTCTGTGTCAATAATCAGGGTACTGCACCTACGGTATTTTGCTGTAGATACCTACCTGAGTTACTTTGGCAGACAGAGCCATGTCGTGGAACTTTAgttagatccactccgtccatcaggtacacctCATTTTAATCATTGAACCCAAAAATTCAGAATTAAGATCGCCACAGCATAGTAAACAGTTTAAACGGGACACCCACCACTAGCTTTGGTAGGGCCCATGATATATGGCATTGCATTATAACTACGTGGCATTGCATTATAACTCAGGTGGTCATGCCAcatgaatttaaaggttttaggtaAAGCTGTACGCAAGCTGACGTAGTACTGTTAGTtcactcggcttgactcgaaaaagcttgatttgactgaGTGGTAGCTGAGTTGAATTACTTTTTTGGGCTCAAAAATTTTGAGGATCGAACCCTAACTCAATTCCAACTTAGTTCAAATCAGTCCAACGACTGAACTTGGTTATTTTGACATTGATGTTGCATAATAAGTATTTAATGAAACAACAAAGTGTTGGCTGATGGTAAgaacggtatggatatgaaataaacACCTTGGCATTTTAATTTTTATGCTACATGTTGATTGTTCGATGAAATACTTAAAAACCAAATGTTGTTATTTTACATGCTATAAAAATTTGAAAGGGTACTCCGTGTTTTAGAAAATGCACTACTCCGTGTTTTAGAAAATGCCCTCGAACTGCCTAAGCTGCTGACCTAATCCAGCCGAGCTGGCCTCATTCCGAAAGAGAGTATAGAGCTGAGCTGACTTCAAGCCGCTGtcggctagtggccgagccgagttgacttGTGTGCACCTCTAGATTTAGGTGTTTTTTCGTTGGCCCGCGTGATGGTGGAATCAGCCGGACATTTGGATCGAGGCCAAATAAGAGGTGATATACctaatggacggcgtagatttcaTGTTAAGTAGTTTCCAGTACTGTGTTAGCGAAATTAACTCCAGCACACGTGCATTTTcccatcaagtgagccacatacgCTGGGTTCTTTTTATCCCAACCACCCATTTTTCTAATACAAGTTTGATAAACCTAATCAGCAGACCAATGGCGCGTGGCATATTAAAAATTCACCGTACCTGATGAGCGGCTTGGTTCAGTCATACGGGTGCCGTCCTTTTGGATCTCACGTCTTCTGCCCCTGACGTGACGGGCCGTCATTGAGTCACGACTCTATAATCATAATCAATGGTTTTGACCAATGAGCGGCCGGTGATGGGAAATTGATTATAAGACAGTGGCATTGCCATTCATGGTCTTTGCGCTAGATTCTTATAAAAACggtaagggttcgagtacccataggcggtgaaattACACCAGCGTGAGTAccggggggtgtgtgtgcgtgtgttaaacaaaaaaaaaagattcttaCAAAAACGAGTGGTTTATCATAGATATGACCTGTAAGATGAAATAGTAGTTCAGCTGTCCAAAATGGAGGCCCATATGCCTTTGGCACCACGTGGCCCAAGCTCTGTTAcacccaccgtggtgtatgtgttttatccatgccatccatccatttctcctgtacattttaaggcatgaacccaaaaaatatgcagatccaaatctcaagtgaaccacactccAAAAAATATTaggagattgaacacctaccgttgaaggCTTCTACCAACCacttctatttgtgttttcccttcatccaagtatctgtgaccttatgtacagattggatagcaaataaaacatcaccgtgggcctaggaagtttccAACCGTGgtagttcaatccccactatttactATTTTCTGTAGCATGGTCCACTTAGCtttgaattttcattattttaaggctcatgccctagaattagttggcaaaacgaatggacagcgtggactaAATACATAGATCATTGTGGCCCCACAGTATGGGCCACGTGTTGCCACAGTCAATCCCCTGTCGTAAAAAACCATATAAAAATATTGACTTTGGTATACGGTCCAAGTTTCAAATTACAGCTATTAATATAAGTCATGTGGTCAAATTAAAGGGTATCGCACGTGCTAACTCAAATTGAGAGAGGAAGCTGACATGAGAGAAGGCGGTTTGTAATTGTGTAAAGAGGTGTAGAGTGATCGTAAAAGCGAAGTCCTTTGATACAATAGTAGAGTAACATCAACCGTCGGATCTGAGTCGTTAATGGATAAAGCTATTTGTACGACGGGGGATATCTATTGCCGGTTTGGATCGccgaatcatgggccccacatgtggggaaAGTTATGCCTTAGGATATTGTGCGTTGGCCGACGAGCATGCCCCCATAATTCTTCATCTTGATGAGGAAGCAGATTGCCCGTGACCACGGACACAGACAGATAtccacagagatgtctgtgatAAATTTATTATGTTCATCTTTATTTCAAGACGACGgtaagataaaatctaaaaatcaggcatatgATCTAAAAACTCATGTGGCATGGATACCAcgcaaaacagtggggattgaatgcttggtTGGACAGAAGTATCTTATCACGATGATATCTGTTCCTAAAGCGTGTTTGAGTGGTAATAatactatgaacggtttggatggcatataaacatcatggtcagctccaggaaggtttcaatggtggatgtttctgtTCCCACTTTtgctttggtgtggcccacctgatttttgtatATGCCTaacctattgtggtctttcaaaacagatggacggattggatttgtcacagacatcttcGTGGatcccacacagccccgggcataGGAATATCTTTGTGCTACggccacaggcaatccgcttacGATTGATATGGACGTTGGTTGACTACAAATCCTCAAATGGTTTTTGTCAACCGACGGTGCGTTTACGTAGAACACCAAAACCAAACGGAATAGGATATTATAATCCATCTCTTCGTAATCAAGATGgcctattgtggggcccactggatggaCGATTGTAATTAGCCCGACTATTCTATGCAGAATGTCGGGTCGGAATCCACCGAGATGGGTTGGCAGGTCAAAAAGCGCTTCGACGTGCCCAGATGGTGAGATATGTTCAAGTTCCGGTTTGTTCGTCTGGTGAGCTTCACGATCATTCATCCTGTCCGTTCATTAGGCGGCAACCCGGGGATGAAAAGGTTTTAACGGTTAAAAAGATTTGGCCAAGGTCCAGCGTCAACTTGTTTGTGTTTCCCTCCTGATGACCGGAGCAAATGTATTTTCGAGAAATAACATATCTGATGAACGGCTGTGATCTCTCTCACACTTGCGTCATTGTCACTTATGAGCAGATCAACGTTCGTACGGTTACTTCCGCCTGAGGCACGCATGCGAAAAGACGGGATTATATGTAAGGGAAATGATAACCAACTGTAAATTGTCAACTTCCATGTGTTATCCCACCTGAAATCTCATGAACGCTCTGGATTCTACACACCCATGCCACGGTCGGTTTTGGCACTTGAAGATGTGGCGTTTGCAATCTAAAGTTCGTTTTCCCGCGGTTGCCACCTAAGATCAAGCGTGTTGCCGCCCACtgaggcccacatgctgagtgatTATATAATCAGAATCGTCCATGTTGTGGAATCTATGCTCTATGGTGCACCCTTTCAAACGTACTCATACAGGATGAATCAGAACATTGCCACTTCTAATGAGTTTTAaaagggtgaaaataaaactcTCCTAAGTCTCTAAATCTTTTGCAGAATATAAAAGGCTAGGCCTTCTATGGTGGGCTCTACAATTGGCCACGTGCGCGTATAGGAGCTGGATGCCACTTAATTCAAGCTGAACACTTTTGACCCTAAACATTGGAATAGATTATAAAATCGAGAACTGGCGGATCAGCCGCGTATCAGCAACCAATGATAAAAGATCATATGTTTGTGAATGAAAGGGTTTATCTTTTTTCTAATAGATTCCTTTTACCTTTCAATTGAAAGAACATATAATATTAACAGTGTAACCTTAGTTCCACGGTAACATAGTAAAGTAAAAAGTTATAATTTGACAaaagctaagggcctgtttgggagcgtggatttataACCCCCTGAattcggaaccccctggatttgcaatcctcccggtgtgtttggcaccctagagtgtgaatcaactttaatccaaaagtacctatctcTAGTATATTTAcagagatttgaatttaattactaattcaactttaatatctctaattagtgagatatgtaatttttgatataatggttgtgataagcccgttgaaatatatgctttgcccgaaaatgataaaatttgaagtctcggatgggccacaagcacaagattatgtttgagtgactaaccaacgatttttaatcgttgatttatatggacaatgtttggacggtgctagacaatgtttgaacggtgttaatttacatggacaatgtttggacggtcctgatcatcattagtgggccatgtgcccaatagaatgatagtgtatagtgacacacatgttacacctaccactattgaaatgattttaggtataatccaagctctcaccgtggattgcaaaccccctcaaagaggatTGGAAACCTCCTGGATTTGCAACCCgcagttgctttatgctgccaaacaaccaggggagtGGAAACTCcctctaatcccttccaatcccctctaatccatggtgccaaatgacccctaaaattatattgttGATGATATTAGGATAAGAGCTTTTACAATCAGCTTAGAGAGGTGACAATTTGTTCATCACTCAACGTGAGTTTAGCACTTAGGGTTACAACACgtaaggtgggccaagcttgtaGGTGAGAGAGTTGGTGGGAGATGATGTCATCTGTTCGAAACTAAGCAGGAATCAAACTTGTAGATGAGACGATCATTAGATGTGAGAATATCGTTTGTTCAACACttaaggtgggccaagcttatAGGTGAGAGACTCGATGAATGATGGATCTCTAGTTGCCTGTTCGAAACCTGGGGGCAAGAACCAAGCTCATAGGTAAGAGGGTTGAAGGGAGGGAATTATTATTAAGCACGTTGAAAGGCAGGCCTTGAAGCCTTCCGATTCAAGGCTTATTGTCCTCCCTAGCAATTTGATAAGGCATGAACAAATAGTAAGATAGTTGAAGAGAATCACAATTCATGCTAATGACAATGGTGTGTCCTtaccttagtggtagactctaaggagtttcaacacatggtcttgggttcgatacccataggtggtgaaatcccactatggcgtgtgtgtggggtgcgtgtgtaaaaaaagagATATGCTGATGACAATATTGTGCTGGCGAGGGATGGATCTATGTGTCAACAACAGTTTACCTATTAGTTGTTTATCGTGTGCACTTCTTTAGGGAGTGTTTGgcatcattttatgggatgggcCCACAAATAAGACAATTTCAAagcttacatggaccacaccaacccatcgttgaaacctttccgggGTCAACCATGGtgtaggaaaacacaaatatcaacttcatccaaaacttttgtggcccccaagaaattttcgattgtaggtgttcaattcccattgccttttgtggtgtggtccacttgagctttggatttgcctaattttgggCTGATACccgaaaatgatctcaaaaagtgcatggatggtgttgatatagcctatacatcatggtgggacccacataacttgtcaTTGTCAACAATCCATTCGAATCCAGCAAAACCCAGGGCATAGATCCCATAAATCATGGTACGCACCTTGAATCCCAGAGGGCTGGGGAAGATTTTCTGATGCAGCCCCTAATTCCATGGCTTATGGCTTGTTTTTCAAAGCATACCAGGCTAGTATCCCATGAAGGAACCAAACAAGATAGGGGGCTAAGTCGTTGGTATTTTCAATTCAATTCTATCTAATACGGCGTAATGCACTGAATCAAACAGGCCATATGCCCTTTGCAGTCGTAGCTGTTTGCATTGTAATACATGATGATTACCTATCTATTTTTTCACTCATTGCGTGCAACACGGGCTTCTTGACAAGGCTATCTTGACTCTTATCTTTTTTAGCTCTTAACGCTCTTCCCTATCAGCCATGGACATCTTATCTTAATCTTCCATGCTGTGGAGGTGTAGCTTTTTATACATCTGCTCAAATATTGTTATATTGATGAGGATAAACAACCACTGAAGTAATATTTTATGAAAATAACTTACTGGTGACAGTgaaaagaagatggacggttcgAATCATCCGGCCAtctcatcatgtgagccccatcTGTGTCCACAAACGCTGGAATCTAAGTCGCCATGAAGTTAAAACCGCCCCCGAAAGCCAGGAATATGCGAAGGATGCTCCAAGTCGAGCAGAGCGATCCAATCGAGCCGGCTCCACAGGCTCGAACCATACGCGACAAAAATCGACGATCGCATATATACTTAAAAAACGCCTAAAGCGGCCCGGCGGATAAAAGTACAAACTCCGCCATCAAATGATCATAAATCCCATCTCTGACTTCCCCATCTCCCAGCCACGTCAGCATCAACTCGCGTCTCAAGCCCACCTCCTATAACCGGTAATTCCGGTCCATTCCCCGGTCACCTCCAACGGCTGACTACCAAACATCTCTTTCCTAATTAAGGACTGATCCTGATGCTTAAGGACGTCAAAAGCGTCCTGATACGCGCATTTcgtgaaagtggggcccatggatcgTTGATCCAGAACGTTGATTGAGTGAGAACACTGCAGATAGGATAAGAAGCAAAActcttccagattggaagatcctttAAATCAAATCTCGTGCTTCCTTTTCTATATTCTTTTATCAGCCGTCTGTTGTGGGAGATTGATCAAGTGATGATATTTTTCAGAAATCCACAAACCATAGTACAAACCATAATATCAACGGCCTGGATGACCTAAAAATCGGCCCCTTTGTATCAAACCCCTATTCACGTtcttcccaacctctctctctcatccatggAAAGCAGTTAAAAGACTCCaaaccaagctctctctctctctctctctccctctctccctccctcgttCTCTCTCTGATCTTCTAGAATCCAAAAGGAACTGAAAAACCCAGACCCCCAATCTTGAGAAAATCCATGTGGGCTTTACAAGATCTGCAATCTCTCCCTGAAACTTCCATCTTTCATTCCTCTGTTTTCTTCTGAAATTTCTTGCTATATTGGAAGATGGGTGTTGGAGATTTCTCGCTTTTCTTCTTTATCCTATGCTTTTCTCTCTGTCTCCAATCCCATGTCTTGAATTCCCAGAATCTGACCTGTAATTCAAATGATTTGAAAGCATTGGATGGTTTCTCCAAGGGTCTTAATTCGACAGTTGGGGCGTGGAGCAATGCCTCTTCTTCTGATTGCTGCAGCTGGCGCGGCGTTGAATGCGGACCGTCTTCTGGGAATTCCAGCAGAAGAGTAGTTAGGTTGTCTCTCGGAAACATGCAATTGAAAGGGCCCGTTTCAAAATCCTTGGCTAGTTTGGATCAGCTAAAAGTCCTCAATCTCTCCTTCAATTCTCTCCATGGCCTCATTCCAGCAGAATTATTCAAATCACAGCAATTGGAGGTCCTTGATTTGGGTTTTAATGATTTTTTCGGCCAGATTCCATTAAATATCAGTTTACCATCGATCCAGGTTTTCAACATTTCGGGCAATTCTTTCACCGGTGAGCAGCCACTCCTTATTGGTTCTGTGAATTTAACCCATTTCATCATCAATTACAATTTATTCTCTGGTTCCGTCAATGCGAGTATCTGCAGCACATCGCCTCGAATTGAAGTTCTTCAACTTTCTGCGAACAACTTCTCTGGCAATTTCCCAGTGGGTTTTGGTAATTGCAACTCCTTACATGAGCTCTCTCTCAATGAGAATTTTCTGTCTGGGAATTTTCCGGACGATTTATTCGGGATGTTGTCGTTGCGGCGGTTGTATCTTCAGGAAAACAATATTTCCGGGTGGCTGAGTGAGAGAATAGGTAATCTTTCTCATCTCACCCATTTGGATATTTCTCTCAATGGGTTTGAGGGGAAGGTCCCAGATGTTTTCAGTAGCCTCGGCAAATTACAGCATCTTTGTGCTCATTCGAACCGTTTCAACGGTCAGTTGCCCGTCTCATTGTCGAATCTGCCACTTCTCCGTTTGCTTAATTTGAGAAACAATTCTCTTGATGGTCCGATCAGTCTTAATTGCACTgcgatggcccaccttagttcccTCGATCTCGGTTCGAATCGGTTTCATGGTAGCAATCTCGATAATCTTTCCTCATGCAAGGCTCTGAAGAATGTAAATCTTGCTAGAAACAGCCTCAACGTCAAAATCCCAGAGAGCTTCAAGAATCTTCAGGCACTCTCCTACCTATCGTTATCGAATAATAGCCTACATAACATTTCATCTTCGTTGCAAATTTTGCAACAATGCAGGAACCTAACTACTCTAGTGCTTACGATGAATTTCCATGAAGAGGAAATGCCTGTTGATGCGATTCAAGGTTTTGGGAGCCTGAAGGTTCTGGTGATCCCAAACTGTGGTCTTTCTGGTTCAATCCCACCGTGGCTGGCTAATTGCAGTAAGTTGCAGCTGTTAGATTTATCGTGGAACCGATTGCAAGGAAGCATCCCAACCTGGGTGGGAAGCCTTGGGTCTCTCTTTTACTTGGATTTGTCAAACAATTCGCTTACTGGGGAAATCCCCAAGAGCTTGACACAGCTGGCAGGCCTCATTTCTCGCAACGTCTCGCAGGAAGAGTCCACCCCCAACTTCCCATTCTTCATCAGACGAAACCAAAACACTACAGGGTTGCAGTACAATCAGGTTACGAGCTTCCGTCCGACTCTGGATTTGAGTTGCAACATGCTTACAGGACCGATCTTGCTGGATTTTGGGAAACTGAAGAAGCTTCATGTGTTGGAATTGAGGAAGAACAATCTGTCAGGAACAATACCTAGTGAATTATCAGGCATGACGAGCTTGGAGGTTTTGGATCTTTCCTTCAATAATCTCTCCGGAACCATACCCGTTTCTTTGACCAATCTCAGCTTTCTATCAAGCTTCAGTGTAGCGAACAATAGCTTATCTGGGGTGATCCCGACGGGAGGCCAGTTCTCGACTTTCCCGAATGCAAGCTTCAAGGGAAACAAGGATCTTTGTGGTGAACATTTCACTCCTTGCTGGCCTCAAACTCCTCTGCAATCAAACAAGAAAGAACGGATAAACAGAATAGCTATCATAGGAATGCCAATTGGAATTGGATCTGGGGTGGCTTTAGTTGGCGCATTCGTATACATCATCGTGTTAAGATCCTGTTTTCAGAGACAGGAAGATACTGTAAGGGAGGAATCTGACACGGAAAAGAACTTACTACCAGGGTCCAAATTGGTTCTTCTATTTCAAAGCAAGGAAAACAAAGAGATCACCATCGAAGATCTGTTAAAATCCACCGGCAATTTCGACCAAGCTAATATCATTGGTTGTGGGGGGTTTGGTCTCGTCTACAAGGCGACTCTGCCGGACGGTAGGAAGGTTGCAATCAAACGGCTGTCTGGCGACGGCTGTCAGATGGAGAGAGAGTTCCAAGCTGAAGTTGAGACCCTCTCTAGAGCACAGCACGAAAATCTCGTTTTGCTTCAAGGGTATTGCAGGTATGGTAATGATCGGCTGTTAATCTACTCGTATATGGAGAACGGAAGCTTGGATTATTGGCTGCATGAGAAGCTTAATGGCGGTTCAGCGCTAGATTGGGATACTAGGCTTAGGATAGCTCAAGGAGCTGCAAGGGGTTTGGCTTACTTGCATCAATCATGCGAGCCCCATATCCTTCACCGGGATATCAAGTCGAGTAACATCCTCTTAGATGAAAATTTCAAAGCCCATTTGGCGGATTTCGGGCTTGCAAGGCTCATATTGCCTTACGACACTCATGTGACCACAGATCTCGTCGGAACCTTGGGCTACATCCCTCCCGAATACAGTCAAGCTTCAGTCGCCACCTTTAAGGGAGATGTATATAGTTTTGGGGTAGTTCTTTTGGAGCTTCTTACTGGTAAGAGGCCCATGGACATGTGCAAGCCGAAAGGGTGCCGAGATTTAACCTCGTGGGTGCTTCAGATGAAGAAGGAGAGGCGGGAAGATGAGGTGTTCGATCCGTTTATTTATGATAAGGAGCACAGCAAGCAGATGTCACAGGTGCTTGATATTGCATGCCTTTGCTTAAGCGAGTGTCCCAAATTCAGGCCTTTCATCCAACAGATAGTCTTGTGGCTCGACAATGTTGGGCTTGACAGCCAACC
This window encodes:
- the LOC131243016 gene encoding phytosulfokine receptor 1; its protein translation is MGVGDFSLFFFILCFSLCLQSHVLNSQNLTCNSNDLKALDGFSKGLNSTVGAWSNASSSDCCSWRGVECGPSSGNSSRRVVRLSLGNMQLKGPVSKSLASLDQLKVLNLSFNSLHGLIPAELFKSQQLEVLDLGFNDFFGQIPLNISLPSIQVFNISGNSFTGEQPLLIGSVNLTHFIINYNLFSGSVNASICSTSPRIEVLQLSANNFSGNFPVGFGNCNSLHELSLNENFLSGNFPDDLFGMLSLRRLYLQENNISGWLSERIGNLSHLTHLDISLNGFEGKVPDVFSSLGKLQHLCAHSNRFNGQLPVSLSNLPLLRLLNLRNNSLDGPISLNCTAMAHLSSLDLGSNRFHGSNLDNLSSCKALKNVNLARNSLNVKIPESFKNLQALSYLSLSNNSLHNISSSLQILQQCRNLTTLVLTMNFHEEEMPVDAIQGFGSLKVLVIPNCGLSGSIPPWLANCSKLQLLDLSWNRLQGSIPTWVGSLGSLFYLDLSNNSLTGEIPKSLTQLAGLISRNVSQEESTPNFPFFIRRNQNTTGLQYNQVTSFRPTLDLSCNMLTGPILLDFGKLKKLHVLELRKNNLSGTIPSELSGMTSLEVLDLSFNNLSGTIPVSLTNLSFLSSFSVANNSLSGVIPTGGQFSTFPNASFKGNKDLCGEHFTPCWPQTPLQSNKKERINRIAIIGMPIGIGSGVALVGAFVYIIVLRSCFQRQEDTVREESDTEKNLLPGSKLVLLFQSKENKEITIEDLLKSTGNFDQANIIGCGGFGLVYKATLPDGRKVAIKRLSGDGCQMEREFQAEVETLSRAQHENLVLLQGYCRYGNDRLLIYSYMENGSLDYWLHEKLNGGSALDWDTRLRIAQGAARGLAYLHQSCEPHILHRDIKSSNILLDENFKAHLADFGLARLILPYDTHVTTDLVGTLGYIPPEYSQASVATFKGDVYSFGVVLLELLTGKRPMDMCKPKGCRDLTSWVLQMKKERREDEVFDPFIYDKEHSKQMSQVLDIACLCLSECPKFRPFIQQIVLWLDNVGLDSQPIT